In Bos javanicus breed banteng chromosome 27, ARS-OSU_banteng_1.0, whole genome shotgun sequence, the genomic stretch cgacaaaggtccgtctagtcaaactatggtttttctggtagtcacatatggatgtgataGCTGGATAATAAAataggctgagtgccaaagaattgatgccttctgactgtgctgctggagaagaatcttgagagttctttggagggcaaagagatcaaaccagtccatcctaaaggaaatcaatccggtatattcattggaaggactgatgctgaagctgaaactccaatacttcggccacctgatgcaaagaattgactcactggaaaagacccaatgctgggaaagatagaacgcgggaggagaaggtgacaacagaggatgagatggttggatggcatcactgactcgatggacatgagtttgagcaaggtccgggagtttgtgatggacagggaagcctggcgtgctgcggtccatgcggTGGCAAacttagacacgactgagagactgaactgaactgaactgctgtctcttgaacctccctcccaccccaccaccccatccctctaggttgttacggAGCACTggattgagctccctgtgttatctaGCAACTTCCCATActatctagtttacatatggtaatgtatatgtttcagtgctactctgtcAATCCATCCCACCCATTCCTTCCCTCTCTGTGCCcagaagtccattctctatgtccgagtctctattcctgccctgcaataGGTTCatcataccatttttctagattccatgtataaacaTTAAAGTgccttatatttttatgtatcataTTAAACCTAAACTTTCCTTCCACACATAAACTGTAACCCCTAAGGGACgaaattatgtctttttcctttctggatcCTCAGTATCAGCATCAATAATAGATCATTAAAGTAGATAGACAGATTTCCATGTCAAGACATCAGGTATATACAtccattacttaaaaaaaaaacaacttttatcaTGGAAAAGTGCAAATACATGCACACAGGTGCCATCTGGTACTTTCTAACGTCTGTTTCATGGGCATATGAGAGGAGGGATGGGAAAGATGTCAGTTGCATTTATGCTTTCTCTTTGCTAACAGGAGAAGCAAAATACAGTACACCGTGGGAAAGACACTGCTGTAAGAATTCCACAGCAGCCAGAGAGAGGAGAGGCTCCGGGCCTCCACGGCCAGCATTATGTAGGCGATGATGAGCTGGGTGTGGGCCCAGGCCAGGGCTCTGTAGAGCAGCCGCATGGGCCAGGAGCTGATGAACACGCTGGCGAAGGCGTGAATCAGGTAGTCGGCTTCCACCATGACAGCCCAGCAGAGGAAACCAAACACCTGTCCCGGGTGGAGACCGTGCCACCAGGCCGAGAAGAGGAATGTCTGCAACAAGGGCCAGGTCCTGCGCTGCTGGAAAACCAGGCGTCGGAGCCACCGAGCCGTGCTCTGGTTCCACTTCCTGGCGAACAGGGCTATCCTGTGGGTCGTTTCCAGCGTCCAAATGTCCGCATCGGGGAGGAGTCCCTCCTCACCCGGGCTGCGACCTAACTCAGATCCAAAGCCGGCTGCGCGGAGGAGGGTGTCATCCAGGAGCCAGTGGGAGTAGTAGGTGAGTTTGAAGAGCCCGGCTGTGGACCACAGGACGAAGACGCACTGCAGCTGCCTGCAGCCTCCAAGTCCTGCCCCCACGCCCACCACCCCGCTGACGATCACCTTCAGACTCTCCAGTCCCAGGATCTGCAGCGCCCTCCAGGTCAGAGCCCAGAAAGAGTGCCTGGACCACAAACTGCTGGACCCTTCAACTCGAGCCTGAAACCTCTGGAAGGAACACAGCGGGCCTCCTAGGAGGGCAGGGAAGAAGAGCAAGTAGCTGAGATAGGGAAGAGCCGCACGCAGATGCTCAGACAAAGAATTCTTGTTAGGGATGCGTCCTGATGGTGCTACCACCTTCCCCTCACGAATATCCAGAGACAGAGATGTGATCTTCTGGGTCAAGAGCATGAGCGAAGAGAGAGTGATGCAGAACCTGAaagagatacatttttttttttaagtaaaacattCCATAGTTTATTTTAGCTCCATCCAATTGCTCAAACAAGATCCCTGGGGAAATGGGTGGCTCTAGACAATTGAGATCAATCTGAGACTCTCCTGGagatccagaggttaagac encodes the following:
- the MBOAT4 gene encoding ghrelin O-acyltransferase, which codes for MDWLQLFFLDPVSLYQGAAFPFALLFNHLCVMDSFSTQARYLFLLAGGGALAVAAMGAFAVLVFIPALCTVVLIHSLGPQDVHRPTFLFQMTWQTLCHLGLHYMEYYLQEAPSTRFCITLSSLMLLTQKITSLSLDIREGKVVAPSGRIPNKNSLSEHLRAALPYLSYLLFFPALLGGPLCSFQRFQARVEGSSSLWSRHSFWALTWRALQILGLESLKVIVSGVVGVGAGLGGCRQLQCVFVLWSTAGLFKLTYYSHWLLDDTLLRAAGFGSELGRSPGEEGLLPDADIWTLETTHRIALFARKWNQSTARWLRRLVFQQRRTWPLLQTFLFSAWWHGLHPGQVFGFLCWAVMVEADYLIHAFASVFISSWPMRLLYRALAWAHTQLIIAYIMLAVEARSLSSLWLLWNSYSSVFPTVYCILLLLLAKRKHKCN